In Cucurbita pepo subsp. pepo cultivar mu-cu-16 unplaced genomic scaffold, ASM280686v2 Cp4.1_scaffold000321, whole genome shotgun sequence, a single genomic region encodes these proteins:
- the LOC111784997 gene encoding zinc finger protein 4-like gives METLDFNIEAAKDSEPSSSQEANPDHSNTGTASSSCPPSSSKVTVAVADAVPISLDLTLQFNSNDIESKGDGDGENHGETNGNKSSSASTPRVFSCNYCRRKFFSSQALGGHQNAHKRERTMAKRVTRMGMFFDRYGSLASLPLHGSALRSLGIEAHGALHQTVLASDHRPYPGRSVGAKFEHSAFGFPTFVEEYEDDVGMFWPGSFRQVAAKVDSSLGPLKSTVQISDSEFGKTIPLPPRTEESSPDLTLRL, from the coding sequence ATGGAAACTTTAGATTTCAACATTGAAGCTGCTAAAGATTCAGAGCCTAGCAGTAGTCAAGAAGCAAATCCTGATCACTCTAACACCGGCACTGCCAGTTCTTCCTGCCCTCCAAGCTCGAGTAAAGTTACTGTTGCTGTTGCTGATGCAGTGCCCATTTCACTTGACTTGACACTTCAGTTTAATTCCAACGATATCGAATCGAAGGGTGATGGTGATGGCGAGAATCACGGGGAAACAAATGGTAACAAATCGTCGTCTGCATCGACGCCGAGAGTTTTCTCTTGCAATTACTGTCGACGTAAGTTCTTCAGCTCGCAGGCGCTTGGTGGGCATCAAAATGCACACAAAAGAGAGAGGACAATGGCTAAACGTGTAACTCGAATGGGAATGTTCTTCGATCGATACGGTAGCTTGGCATCGCTGCCTCTTCATGGCTCAGCTCTTAGATCACTCGGCATTGAAGCTCATGGTGCTCTACACCAAACAGTTCTAGCTTCAGATCATAGGCCTTATCCTGGTAGGAGCGTTGGAGCAAAGTTCGAGCATAGCGCTTTCGGGTTCCCGACATTCGTTGAGGAATACGAGGACGATGTCGGGATGTTTTGGCCAGGAAGCTTCAGGCAGGTGGCTGCCAAAGTTGATAGCAGCTTaggtcctttgaaatccacaGTTCAAATTTCGGATTCAGAGTTTGGGAAAACAATTCCTCTTCCACCAAGAACAGAAGAATCATCTCCTGATCTCACTTTGAGGCTTTAG
- the LOC111784995 gene encoding protein OBERON 3-like, which translates to MFEGKDLASDGENSRTKLWRHVPERVRPNSDAKSGFSDKGFGIREESVMGSDGLYSKSPRIGNSGSQELTLSYLCENSKEKGYAASFEKGSYKGKEVLFSENCNENDKWVERDFLNLNSIRGNQSKREIEEEIERENRGKKPKLETLNLSLALPEVSLSLTASNALHNEDPPPVRSKPCRSVQSLAPSMNNTQTTCSNDFTAASLSYSYSHQFSHNPSCSLTRNSTENYEYSAGRDDHIWNCGEGTNGSVHSRFKPLGDGVALSNHGSGLNSLLQGNRLSNKEVCNNSDEHSFFPSELPARPKMEAKSGNSIGRGSENLKGVEGITRPERIIREIVSESILVMSQIVQELPDETLASIKDYLKDLIAKPDKREELSSLQKRLERRSDLTKETLSKCHKAQLEILVAVKMGLASFISAKSRCSISELVDIFLFLKCRNCKNVIPVDDCDCKICSANKGFCSSCMCPICLNFDCANNTCSWVGCDVCSHWCHASCGIEKNLIRPGPSLKGPSGTTEMQFHCIACNHASEMFGFVKDVFVYCAKNWGLETLMKELECVKRIFIGSDDYKGKDLYIKAARILAKLESKALAPWEACNIILEYFTHGTSEISTSGVFSEKLGTTDTASLSKEGMSLPPSGSLPSSYVMQKNTPSRPHHDLITSDLRRNNLKATIGSDLNAVDEFRFGTYTKKDGMESLESIIRIKKAEAGMFQNKADEARREAERLRQIIIAKTEKLDEEYAEKIGKLCLKEVENRRRKKAEELKALENSQIDYYNMKMRMQKEIGGLLERMEMTKKQIV; encoded by the exons ATGTTCGAGGGCAAGGATCTCGCCTCCGATGGTGAGAACTCTCGGACCAAGCTTTGGCGCCATGTTCCTGAGCGTGTGAGGCCGAATTCTGATGCGAAATCTGGTTTTTCGGACAAGGGTTTTGGTATTCGGGAAGAATCGGTGATGGGTTCTGATGGGTTGTATTCGAAATCTCCGAGAATCGGGAATTCGGGCTCTCAAGAACTCACTCTTAGCTACCTTTGTGAGAATTCGAAAGAGAAGGGCTATGCGGCTTCCTTCGAGAAAGGTAGTTACAAAGGTAAGGAAGTTTTGTTTTCTGAGAATTGTAACGAAAATGATAAATGGGTTGAGAGGGATTTCCTGAATTTGAACTCGATTAGGGGAAATCAATCGAAGCGGGAGATTGAGGAGGAGATTGAAAGGGAGAATCGGGGAAAGAAACCCAAGCTTGAAACGCTTAATCTTTCTTTAGCTTTGCCTGAAGTTTCCCTCTCTCTCACTGCTTCAAATGCTTTGCACAATGAAGATCCTCCCCCTGTCCGGTCTAAGCCCTGTAGGAGCGTTCAATCTTTGGCTCCTTCCATGAACAACACCCAAACTACTTGTTCTAACGATTTCACTGCTGCTTCGCTTTCCTATTCCTACTCCCACCAATTTTCTCACAACCCCAGTTGCTCCTTGACTCGAAATTCGACTGAGAATTACGAGTATTCGGCTGGGAGAGACGACCATATTTGGAACTGTGGAGAGGGAACTAATGGTTCGGTTCATAGCAGGTTCAAACCATTAGGGGATGGAGTTGCCTTATCAAATCATGGAAGTGGGCTGAATTCCTTGTTGCAGGGGAATCGCCTTTCGAATAAGGAGGTTTGTAACAACTCCGATGAACACTCGTTTTTCCCGTCTGAACTACCGGCGAGACCGAAAATGGAGGCAAAGTCAGGGAATTCGATTGGAAGGGGATCAGAAAACTTGAAAGGGGTAGAGGGTATTACTAGGCCGGAGAGAATTATTCGCGAAATCGTCTCGGAGTCTATCTTGGTCATGTCTCAGATAGTTCAAGAGCTTCCTGATGAAACACTTGCATCAATCAAAGATTATTTGAAAGATCTGATTGCTAAGCCTGACAAGAGAGAAGAATTATCATCCCTCCAAAAGCGGCTCGAGCGACGATCCGATCTGACTAAGGAAACTCTTTCGAAGTGTCACAAAGCACAGCTTGAAATTCTAGTAGCAGTGAAGATGGGGCTTGCTAGTTTCATCTCTGCAAAAAGCAGGTGCTCCATTTCTGAGCTTGTGgacattttcttgtttctgaAATGCAGGAACTGCAAGAATGTAATCCCAGTTGATGATTGTGACTGCAAAATCTGCTCAGCCAACAAGGGGTTTTGCAGCTCATGTATGTGCCCCATTTGTTTGAACTTTGATTGTGCAAACAATACATGTAGCTGGGTTGGTTGTGACGTCTGCTCCCATTGGTGCCATGCTTCCTGTGGAATTGAGAAGAATCTCATCCGACCTGGTCCGAGCCTCAAAGGACCGTCGGGGACAACAGAGATGCAGTTCCACTGCATTGCTTGTAATCATGCTTCAGAGATGTTTGGATTTGTGAAGGATGTTTTTGTGTACTGTGCTAAGAACTGGGGTCTAGAAACCTTGATGAAGGAGCTTGAATGTGTGAAAAGGATCTTTATTGGAAGTGATGATTACAAAGGCAAGGATTTGTATATTAAAGCTGCTCGGATTCTGGCCAAGCTCGAATCCAAAGCACTTGCTCCATGGGAGGCCTGCAATATCATTCTTGAATACTTCACGC ATGGCACATCAGAGATTTCAACTTCAGGGGTATTCTCCGAGAAGTTGGGAACAACCGACACGGCCAGCCTGTCAAAAGAGGGGATGTCGCTTCCTCCGTCGGGTTCCCTACCTTCATCATACGTGATGCAGAAAAACACCCCATCTAGGCCACATCATGACTTGATTACCAGTGATCTTCGACGGAACAATCTCAAAGCCACCATTGGCAGCGACTTGAACGCAGTCGATGAGTTTCGATTCGGGACATATACGAAGAAAGACGGCATGGAGAGCTTGGAAAGCATTATAAGAATCAAGAAAGCAGAGGCAGGGATGTTCCAAAACAAGGCAGACGAGGCACGGAGGGAGGCTGAAAGACTAAGACAGATAATCATTGCAAAGACGGAGAAGCTGGACGAGGAGTACGCGGAGAAGATCGGGAAGCTGTGCTTGAAAGAGGTGGAGAATAGGCGGAGGAAGAAGGCGGAGGAGCTGAAGGCGCTGGAGAACTCTCAAATCGATTACTACAACATGAAGATGAGAATGCAGAAGGAGATAGGTGGATTGTTGGAGAGGATGGAAATGACAAAAAAGCAAATAGTGTGA